From Mycteria americana isolate JAX WOST 10 ecotype Jacksonville Zoo and Gardens chromosome 4, USCA_MyAme_1.0, whole genome shotgun sequence, one genomic window encodes:
- the PTCD3 gene encoding small ribosomal subunit protein mS39 isoform X1, which produces MDPTAAHYMFQDDPFLMPRNAANSRLFSLSKESGRNAAKYIIKQFPQYFDKTFAEPNIPCLMPETFTPQIEGVSEEALKERIHLRRVKDSVDLFDQLVQAGTTVSLETTNSLLDLLCFYGDGESTPEKEKEEEDLEEPGVNASEQKAPKRQFQRGSQSSGSRWRENNNAERIFKIMPERNAHSYCTMIRGMVKHGASAKAYDMYIDLLNERHKADVHTFNALITAVPYLKERFLERWELAKVFLNHMAQQEVQPNLLTFNALLKTLRRCGGVGRSMSLLAIKEMEALDIEPSLATYDHLLFIFYRGADLCPSGIISEVLDDVEKRSFTPQDPDDANFFGTAMQVCCDLKDIKLAYQLNKAMEKGDNWKFLDMDRLNAYWSKFFSLLCMMEQIDVVLKWYKEMSPSHFYPTPKNILDLLQALDAANHLEAIPSVWEDMKQLGFNRRQDLLQELLSLMSREQHPEEIQLAFAKCAEDIKAVYEQSVREQALLEWTGSALGHVALLFSRAGRTQDAWNMMERFQQINRIPTDQVMEEFLNCAKQTNCPDEAIKLVKLAAALGLPSSQRLKSRTEKEFELSEKQKKTLESIKSDSDSSDSDSDSDSDRE; this is translated from the exons TGCTTGATGCCTGAGACTTTTACACCTCAGATTGAAGGAGTGAGTGAGGAAGCTCTAAAAGAGCGTATCCACCTCAGAAGGGTGAAAGATTCTGTGGACCTGTTTGATCAGCTTGTACAAGCAG GTACCACTGTATCTCTGGAGACCACAAACAGCCTTTTAGATTTGTTATGCTTCTATGGAGATGGAGAATCTACTccggaaaaagagaaagaagaagaggatTTGGAAGAACCAGGG GTGAATGCTTCAGAGCAGAAGGCTCCAAAGAGACAATTCCAAAGAGGTTCACAGTCATCTGGCTCTAGATGGAG GGAGAACAACAATGCTGAAAGGATATTTAAGATAATGCCAGAGAGGAATGCACACTCCTATTGCACAATGATCCGTGGGATGGTGAAG cATGGGGCTTCTGCTAAAGCTTATGACATGTACATAGACTTGCTGAATGAAAGACACAAGG cTGATGTGCACACCTTCAACGCACTGATTACAGCAGTCCCATATCTAAAGGAGAGGTTCTTAGAAAGATGGGAATTAGCCAAG GTCTTCCTGAATCACATGGCTCAACAGGAAGTGCAACCAAATCTGCTAACTTTTAATGCTTTACTGAAGACTCTGAGAAGATGTGGTGGTGTAGGCAGAAGTATGTCTTTATTGGCAATAAAGGAAATGGAAGCACTTGATATAG agccTAGCCTTGCAACATATGATCATCTTCTCTTTATATTTTATAGAGGCG CTGATCTTTGCCCATCAGGCATCATCTCTGAGGTGCTAGATGATGTTGAAAAGAGGAGCTTCACTCCCCAGGACCCTGATGACG cCAACTTTTTTGGCACTGCTATGCAAGTG TGCTGTGATCTTAAGGATATCAAGCTTGCCTATCAGTTAAATAAGGCAATGGAGAAGGGAGACAACTGGAAATTCTTGGACATGGATCGGTTAAATGCCTACTG GTCAAAATTCTTTTCATTGTTGTGTATGATGGAACAAATTGATGTTGTGTTGAAATGGTACAAAGAAATGTCCCCTTCG CACTTCTATCCAACTCCTAAAAATATATTGGACCTCCTTCAAGCACTGGATGCAGCCAACCACTTGGAAGCGATCCCTTCAGTCTGGGAAG ATATGAAACAGCTGGGGTTTAATAGGAGACAAGACCTGTTGCAAGAGCTCTTGTCTTTGATGAGCAGGGAGCAGCACCCTGAAGAG ATTCAACTGGCGTTTGCCAAGTGTGCTGAAGACATCAAAGCCGTCTATGAGCAAAGCGTGAGGGAGCAGGCCCTGTTAGAATGGACAGGCAGTGCGCTGGGCCACGTCGCTCTGTTGTTTTCCAGGGCTGGGAGAACCCAGGACGCTTG GAATATGATGGAGCGTTTCCAGCAAATCAATAGGATTCCCAC tgaCCAGGTGATGGAGGAGTTCTTGAACTGTGCTAAACAAACCAATTGCCCAGATGAGGCAATTAAGCTGGTAAAGCTGGCAGCGGCCCTCGGTCTTCCTTCATCTCAAAGGCTTAAAAGCAGAACGGAGAAGGAATTTGAactctctgaaaagcagaa GAAGACATTGGAGAGTATCAAGTCAGACAGTGACAGCAGCGATAGTGACAGTGACAGCGACAGTGACCGTGAGTAG